One window of the Thermococcus sp. P6 genome contains the following:
- a CDS encoding regulator of amino acid metabolism, contains ACT domain protein, giving the protein MMLILEEYFKDYPARRKVAEFLFENGLSVRDGKICLRSVEIPISGLARVIGVNRKIIYHTIEYIEKTYPLKLVFEKLKPLPSLVSLAPLMGWEVLEVELEKENYLKGFSQIISLLSENDVPVMEVFSRNLREEPSKLYVIIDGTLPVDVFVRIKEIEGFRRLILHTPERDKQKFVCNYCEVKYCPKRILLERMANRSP; this is encoded by the coding sequence ATGATGCTCATACTCGAGGAGTACTTCAAGGACTACCCCGCCAGAAGGAAGGTTGCGGAGTTCCTGTTTGAGAACGGCCTGAGCGTAAGGGACGGTAAGATATGCCTCAGGAGTGTTGAGATTCCGATAAGCGGGCTTGCGAGGGTCATAGGCGTCAACAGGAAGATAATCTATCACACCATAGAGTACATCGAAAAGACCTACCCCCTGAAACTCGTCTTCGAGAAGCTCAAACCCCTGCCGAGCCTTGTGAGCCTTGCCCCCCTGATGGGGTGGGAGGTTCTGGAGGTGGAGCTGGAAAAGGAGAACTACCTGAAGGGATTCTCCCAGATAATCTCCCTCCTGTCTGAAAACGACGTTCCGGTGATGGAGGTCTTCAGCAGAAACCTTCGCGAGGAGCCATCGAAGCTCTACGTGATCATAGACGGAACCCTACCGGTTGATGTTTTCGTGCGCATCAAGGAGATAGAGGGTTTCAGGAGGCTCATACTGCACACCCCCGAAAGGGACAAGCAAAAGTTCGTCTGCAACTACTGCGAGGTCAAATACTGCCCGAAGAGGATCCTCCTCGAGAGGATGGCTAACCGATCACCCTGA
- a CDS encoding DUF99 family protein, with protein sequence MIRKVKPEIRTVGFDDGTFSFSSKLRGEKTILIGVVMKGSREVVGVLSRWITVDGRDATDRIIEAVKYSRFRDLRVILLKGITYAGFNVVDLERLHSETGLPVVVVVRKRPNIGAMERALRKHFRDAGERIALLKKAPPLIELLPERLYIQAVGIETGKASEVVRTTTRTGLIPEPLRLAHMIASAVMTGESTKE encoded by the coding sequence ATGATAAGGAAGGTCAAGCCCGAGATCAGAACGGTCGGTTTCGACGACGGGACGTTCTCCTTTTCCTCCAAACTGAGGGGAGAAAAGACAATCCTTATTGGGGTCGTTATGAAGGGCTCCCGGGAGGTTGTTGGGGTCCTCTCGCGCTGGATAACTGTTGACGGAAGGGACGCCACGGACAGGATAATCGAGGCGGTGAAGTACTCCCGCTTCAGGGATCTGAGGGTGATACTCCTGAAGGGCATAACCTACGCGGGTTTCAACGTCGTGGATCTGGAGAGGCTCCATTCCGAGACGGGTCTGCCCGTGGTGGTCGTGGTGAGGAAGAGACCCAACATCGGGGCCATGGAAAGGGCACTGAGGAAACACTTCAGGGATGCCGGGGAGAGGATAGCGCTCCTGAAAAAGGCACCGCCCCTGATTGAGCTCCTTCCGGAAAGACTCTACATTCAGGCGGTCGGAATAGAGACCGGGAAGGCTTCCGAGGTGGTGAGGACCACAACCAGAACCGGACTGATTCCCGAACCCCTGAGGCTGGCCCACATGATAGCCAGCGCCGTCATGACGGGCGAGAGCACGAAGGAGTAG
- the tfe gene encoding transcription factor E — translation MAKKKNRELLELAMDIGGEEAIEVVKALKKKRDVTDEELAEATGIRVNTVRKVLYMLYDQGLAEFKRIRDKETGWYYYYWRLEVKRLPEIIRARKMAELKKLREMLREETENTYYHCGTPGHPKLTFDEAMEYEFQCPICGRMLMQYDNTAVVEDLKRRIKELETELGLRKKA, via the coding sequence GTGGCAAAGAAGAAGAACAGGGAACTCCTCGAGCTGGCGATGGACATCGGCGGAGAGGAAGCGATTGAGGTAGTCAAGGCTCTCAAAAAGAAGAGGGACGTAACCGACGAGGAACTTGCCGAGGCCACGGGCATCAGGGTCAACACCGTCAGGAAGGTCCTCTACATGCTCTACGATCAGGGACTGGCGGAGTTCAAGCGCATCCGCGATAAGGAAACAGGCTGGTATTACTACTACTGGCGCCTTGAGGTCAAGCGCCTACCCGAGATAATCCGGGCCAGAAAGATGGCCGAACTGAAGAAGCTCAGGGAGATGCTCAGGGAGGAGACCGAGAACACCTACTACCACTGCGGTACCCCCGGACATCCGAAACTGACCTTTGACGAGGCCATGGAGTACGAGTTCCAGTGCCCGATATGCGGCAGGATGCTCATGCAGTACGACAACACGGCCGTCGTTGAGGACCTGAAAAGGCGCATCAAAGAACTCGAGACCGAACTGGGCCTTAGAAAGAAGGCATGA
- a CDS encoding DMT family transporter, translating to MARKHALGAILLWSTVASAFKVSLRYLSPIQLLFYASLTSLILFGTLYIRDFSLRRDNLRSAYLGLINPLLYYLVLFSAYDRLPAQEAQALNYTWPLILILLSIPLTGGKPGARGILGSLVGFSGALVVATGGNVTGLNFADPAGVALGLGSAVIWASYWILNLRDGRPLVEKMFWNFLFGFAYVSAGLYIVGFTLPPVEGLLGAVYVGLFEMGVTFLLWYRALEDDTTFASNLAYLVPFLSLLFIALIVGESIEPTTVLGLAMIIAGIIIGRG from the coding sequence ATGGCGAGAAAACACGCCTTGGGTGCGATACTGCTCTGGTCGACCGTGGCGAGCGCTTTTAAGGTATCGCTGCGCTATCTAAGTCCAATCCAGCTCCTCTTCTACGCTTCCCTGACTTCCCTGATCCTCTTCGGGACGCTCTACATCCGCGATTTCTCGCTCAGAAGGGACAACCTTCGCTCGGCCTATCTGGGCCTTATAAACCCTCTGCTTTACTACCTCGTCCTCTTCTCGGCCTACGACAGGCTGCCCGCTCAGGAGGCTCAGGCTCTCAACTACACATGGCCCCTGATCCTAATCCTCCTATCGATCCCCCTTACCGGCGGGAAACCCGGCGCGAGGGGAATCCTCGGTTCACTCGTGGGTTTCAGCGGGGCCCTCGTGGTGGCAACCGGAGGCAACGTCACCGGCCTGAACTTCGCGGATCCAGCCGGCGTGGCCCTCGGCCTCGGAAGTGCCGTGATCTGGGCATCCTACTGGATCCTCAACCTGCGCGACGGGAGGCCCCTCGTCGAGAAGATGTTCTGGAACTTCCTCTTCGGCTTCGCCTACGTCTCAGCGGGACTGTACATCGTGGGTTTTACCCTTCCTCCCGTTGAGGGCCTCCTCGGAGCCGTCTACGTCGGCCTCTTCGAGATGGGCGTTACCTTCCTCCTCTGGTACAGGGCCCTCGAGGACGATACGACCTTTGCGTCGAACCTCGCCTACCTCGTGCCCTTCCTCAGTTTGCTCTTCATAGCCCTCATCGTGGGGGAGAGCATCGAGCCCACAACGGTCCTCGGTCTGGCGATGATAATAGCGGGCATAATCATCGGCAGGGGATAG
- a CDS encoding universal stress protein has protein sequence MFEKVLYPTDFSEVSLHALRTCVPKLIPAGVREVYLVHVIDITIAEFEAFELEEVYREKLEKLAGEIGGEGVKVVPIVRIGVPSMEIAEVTEEKKVDLVVVPSVGENIWRTMFMGSTASNLARATRKPVLFLKYRKKDDGFEPSADCSGILKRPLVALDFSKCSIKIIKTLKMFEDRIEGGILLHSVDYGKIEELEHNIKLAKANLEKSAKGLKAPFDAEVFVGSASQSIIGTALAKNATLIVIGKKGRSFLKDLLLGSTAERVMRDSTVPVLLVPCE, from the coding sequence ATGTTTGAGAAGGTGCTCTATCCGACCGACTTTTCGGAGGTTTCCCTCCATGCCCTGCGCACGTGTGTTCCGAAGCTAATTCCCGCGGGAGTCAGGGAGGTATACCTCGTTCACGTCATTGACATAACCATCGCCGAGTTCGAGGCCTTCGAGCTTGAGGAAGTGTACCGCGAGAAACTCGAGAAGCTCGCCGGGGAGATCGGCGGTGAGGGCGTTAAAGTCGTTCCCATCGTTAGGATAGGCGTCCCCTCCATGGAGATAGCCGAGGTGACGGAGGAGAAGAAGGTCGACCTCGTGGTCGTTCCAAGCGTTGGTGAGAACATCTGGAGGACCATGTTTATGGGAAGCACCGCCTCCAACCTCGCCCGGGCCACCAGGAAGCCGGTGCTTTTCCTGAAGTACAGGAAGAAGGATGACGGATTTGAGCCATCGGCCGACTGCTCCGGGATTCTAAAACGTCCGCTGGTTGCCCTGGACTTCTCGAAGTGCTCTATAAAGATAATAAAGACCTTGAAGATGTTTGAGGACCGTATAGAGGGGGGAATACTCCTCCATTCCGTGGACTACGGCAAAATTGAGGAGCTCGAGCACAACATAAAGCTCGCGAAGGCTAACCTCGAGAAGTCCGCAAAGGGCTTGAAGGCCCCCTTTGACGCTGAGGTTTTCGTGGGCAGCGCGAGTCAGTCCATAATAGGAACCGCCCTTGCGAAGAACGCCACGCTGATAGTCATCGGCAAGAAGGGCAGAAGCTTCCTGAAGGACCTGCTCCTCGGAAGCACCGCGGAAAGAGTGATGCGGGACTCAACGGTACCAGTACTGCTGGTGCCCTGCGAGTGA
- a CDS encoding ADP-dependent ribose-1-phosphate kinase, which produces MGEFDVVGVGNLNYDIILLLDRFPEFHEKINAREAFFGLGGAAANTISWLATFGLKTGYVGAVGRDEIGEAHLAYFKKLGVDVRGIKSVEVPSGVAVVMVSGEDKRVVKYPGANLMKEVDFEYLSKARHVHLSSNPSGTIREVVNFARDNGITVSLDIGEAELPGEVERNVDYLMMNEDEYRRKFGSLDPSLSGARNLVVTLNGGGAIVRDGRGRVREIRGLSARVVDSTGAGDSFDAGVIYGVLNGWSLEDAARLGMALAYITVQKVGARSAIVPLEKVIELAREKGMELPFEGS; this is translated from the coding sequence ATGGGCGAATTCGATGTTGTAGGCGTTGGGAACCTCAACTACGACATAATCCTCCTGCTCGACCGTTTTCCCGAGTTTCACGAGAAGATCAACGCCAGAGAGGCTTTTTTCGGTCTGGGCGGTGCGGCGGCGAACACGATAAGCTGGCTCGCAACCTTTGGACTGAAGACGGGTTACGTAGGCGCGGTGGGCAGGGACGAGATCGGCGAGGCCCATCTGGCGTACTTCAAAAAACTCGGGGTTGACGTTAGGGGCATAAAATCCGTTGAGGTTCCATCCGGCGTGGCCGTGGTCATGGTAAGCGGTGAGGACAAGAGGGTTGTGAAGTACCCCGGGGCCAACCTCATGAAGGAGGTGGATTTTGAATACCTCTCGAAGGCGAGGCACGTTCACCTCTCCTCGAATCCCTCCGGGACCATAAGGGAGGTGGTGAACTTCGCGAGGGACAACGGCATAACCGTTTCTCTGGATATAGGGGAGGCAGAGCTTCCAGGGGAGGTGGAAAGGAACGTGGATTACCTCATGATGAACGAGGACGAATACAGGAGGAAGTTCGGCTCCCTCGACCCATCGCTCTCAGGGGCCAGAAACCTCGTGGTGACGCTCAACGGTGGGGGAGCCATCGTGAGGGACGGAAGGGGAAGGGTGCGGGAGATCAGGGGGCTGAGCGCCCGCGTTGTGGATTCCACAGGAGCGGGGGATTCCTTCGATGCAGGCGTGATATACGGAGTTCTCAACGGCTGGTCCCTCGAGGATGCCGCGAGGCTGGGCATGGCGCTGGCTTACATCACTGTCCAGAAGGTGGGCGCCCGGAGCGCCATAGTCCCGCTTGAGAAGGTCATCGAACTGGCCCGGGAGAAGGGCATGGAGCTACCCTTTGAGGGGTCCTGA
- a CDS encoding acylphosphatase yields MERIRVHLRIYGRVQGVGFRWSMQREARKLGLAGWVRNLPDGTVEAVVEGDPERVEALIGWAHQGPISARVTKVEVKMEEPEGLEGFRVIG; encoded by the coding sequence ATGGAACGGATAAGGGTTCACCTCAGGATATACGGTCGCGTTCAGGGGGTTGGTTTCAGGTGGAGCATGCAGAGGGAGGCGAGAAAGCTCGGTCTGGCCGGCTGGGTTAGAAACCTGCCCGACGGAACGGTGGAAGCGGTGGTTGAGGGGGATCCCGAAAGGGTTGAGGCGCTGATCGGCTGGGCCCATCAGGGACCGATCTCCGCCAGAGTGACGAAGGTTGAGGTGAAAATGGAAGAGCCCGAGGGCCTGGAGGGCTTCAGGGTGATCGGTTAG
- the gcvT gene encoding glycine cleavage system aminomethyltransferase GcvT encodes MVKRVHIFDWHRENARKVEEFAGWEMPIWYSSIKEEHMAVRNGVGIFDVSHMGEFIFRGKDALEFLQYVTTNDVSKPPAISGTYTLVLNERGAVKDETLVFNMGDDTYMMVCDSDAFEKLEAWFKAIKGGIERFGELDLEIENKTYDMAMFSIQGPKARDLAKDLFGIDINELWWFQAKEVELDGIKMLLSRSGYTGENGFEVYFEDVNPHHPDPAKRGKPEKALHVWKTILEAGEEYGIKPAGLGARDTLRLEAGYTLYGNETKELQLLSTDVDEVTPLQANLDFALFWDKEFIGKEALLKQRGRGLPSRMVHFRMVDRGIPRAGYRVYAEGREIGEVTSGTMSPLLGIGIGIAFVKPEYAKPGLEIEIEVRGQRKKALTVAPPFYDPKKYGAFREE; translated from the coding sequence ATGGTCAAGAGGGTTCACATCTTCGACTGGCACAGGGAGAACGCCCGGAAGGTTGAGGAGTTCGCGGGCTGGGAGATGCCCATCTGGTATTCGAGCATAAAGGAGGAGCATATGGCCGTTAGAAACGGTGTCGGAATCTTCGACGTTTCTCACATGGGGGAGTTCATATTCAGGGGAAAGGACGCGCTCGAGTTCCTTCAGTACGTCACGACCAACGACGTTTCGAAACCCCCGGCGATAAGCGGGACCTACACGCTCGTCCTCAACGAGAGGGGAGCGGTAAAGGACGAAACCCTCGTCTTCAACATGGGCGACGACACCTACATGATGGTCTGCGACAGCGACGCCTTCGAGAAGCTCGAGGCGTGGTTCAAAGCCATAAAGGGTGGAATTGAGAGGTTCGGTGAGCTCGACCTTGAGATAGAGAACAAAACCTACGACATGGCCATGTTCTCGATACAGGGGCCGAAGGCGAGGGATCTGGCAAAAGACCTCTTCGGCATAGATATAAACGAACTCTGGTGGTTCCAGGCGAAGGAGGTCGAGCTCGATGGAATTAAGATGCTCCTCTCAAGGAGCGGTTACACGGGAGAGAACGGCTTCGAGGTCTATTTTGAGGACGTGAATCCCCACCACCCGGACCCGGCTAAAAGGGGAAAACCTGAGAAAGCCCTGCACGTCTGGAAGACGATCCTCGAGGCCGGCGAAGAGTACGGGATAAAGCCCGCCGGGCTGGGTGCGAGGGACACCCTCAGACTGGAGGCGGGTTACACCCTCTACGGCAACGAGACGAAGGAACTCCAGCTTCTGAGCACGGACGTGGACGAGGTAACGCCGCTCCAGGCCAACCTCGACTTCGCCCTCTTCTGGGACAAGGAGTTCATAGGAAAGGAAGCCCTCCTGAAGCAGAGGGGGAGGGGACTGCCGAGCAGGATGGTGCACTTCAGGATGGTCGACAGGGGAATCCCGAGGGCCGGCTACCGGGTGTACGCGGAAGGAAGGGAAATCGGAGAGGTTACGAGCGGAACGATGTCCCCCCTGCTCGGGATCGGGATAGGAATAGCCTTCGTCAAACCCGAGTACGCAAAACCGGGGCTGGAAATCGAGATAGAGGTGAGAGGACAGAGAAAGAAGGCCCTAACGGTGGCTCCGCCCTTCTACGACCCCAAAAAGTACGGGGCCTTCAGGGAGGAGTGA